A stretch of Gossypium hirsutum isolate 1008001.06 chromosome A06, Gossypium_hirsutum_v2.1, whole genome shotgun sequence DNA encodes these proteins:
- the LOC107961627 gene encoding endoglucanase 16-like isoform X1: MGMTRPSAAALVAWLAVLLGYVVVVNGDNFNYKEALTKSLIFLEAQRSGKLPPNHRVAWRGDSCLNDGKEANMDLVGGYYDAGDNVKYGLPMAFTVTTLAWSAIVYNSELKSAGELGNTQAAIRWGTDYFLKAACKRNKLYVQVGDPEKEHQCWVRPENMKHPRPVLEINEKAPGTEIAAETSAALAASSIVFRRIDRPYARRLLNKAKMVPTYAVLIVSFRHVWLCLCCWQLFKFAGEHKGSFDGECPFYCSFSGYHDELLWAAAWLYSATRDRTYFKYVTEEALHAVVDEFNWDLKYAGVQILLSKSFFQGGRDMQAYKEHADSFICSALPQSPYHKIPMTPAGLVHLRDGANLQYATGISFLFSIYGDLLQRFNQKVQCGDKRFDSTHLLAFAKQQMDYILGQNPQGRSYMVGFGKNPPKQAHHRGASIPLSDANSEVNCPMSFVRWYNKNTPNPNELTGAILGGPDNHDKFNDERWSSVYTEPCTYINSLAVGALAKLTRPLPVK, from the exons ATGGGAATGACAAGACCATCTGCAGCAGCTCTTGTGGCATGGTTGGCTGTTTTGCTAGGGTATGTAGTGGTTGTTAATGGTGATAATTTTAACTACAAGGAAGCTCTCACCAAGTCGCTCATTTTCTTGGAAGCACAAAGGTCAGGGAAACTCCCTCCCAATCATAGAGTAGCCTGGAGAGGTGATTCTTGTCTCAATGATGGCAAAGAAGCAAAT ATGGACCTCGTTGGAGGATATTATGATGCTGGTGACAATGTGAAGTATGGGTTACCAATGGCCTTCACAGTCACCACCTTGGCATGGTCTGCAATTGTTTACAATTCCGAATTAAAATCCGCCGGTGAGTTAGGAAATACTCAAGCTGCCATTCGATGGGGAACTGATTATTTCCTGAAAGCCGCTTGTAAACGTAACAAATTGTACGTGCAG GTTGGTGACCCTGAAAAAGAACATCAATGTTGGGTAAGACCAGAGAACATGAAGCACCCAAGACCTGTTTTGGAAATCAATGAGAAGGCACCTGGAACCGAGATTGCAGCTGAAACTTCAGCCGCATTGGCTGCTTCTTCTATAGTCTTTAGACGCATTGATCGTCCCTATGCACGTCGTCTCCTTAACAAAGCCAAAATGGTACCTACATATGCTGTTTTAATTGTAAGTTTTAGACATGTTTGGTTATGCCTTTGTTGTTGGCAGCTTTTCAAATTTGCTGGAGAACACAAGGGATCTTTCGATGGAGAATGCCCCTTCTATTGCTCTTTCTCTGGCTATCAT GATGAGTTGTTATGGGCGGCAGCATGGCTATACAGTGCCACACGCGACCGCACTTATTTCAAGTATGTCACGGAAGAAGCACTTCATGCAGTTGTGGATGAGTTCAACTGGGACCTCAAGTATGCTGGTGTCCAAATCCTCCTTTCTAAG TCTTTCTTTCAAGGTGGCCGTGATATGCAGGCCTACAAGGAGCATGCTGACAGTTTTATTTGTTCAGCCCTTCCTCAAAGTCCTTACCACAAAATTCCCATGACTCCAGCTGGTCTGGTTCATTTGAGAGATGGAGCCAACCTTCAATATGCTACTGGAATTTCTTTCCTCTTCAGTATCTATGGCGATTTGCTTCAAAGGTTCAACCAAAAGGTCCAATGTGGAGACAAACGTTTTGACTCTACTCACCTCTTGGCTTTTGCAAAGCAGCAG ATGGACTACATATTAGGTCAAAACCCACAAGGAAGATCGTACATGGTTGGGTTTGGGAAGAATCCACCAAAACAAGCGCACCACCGGGGTGCCTCAATCCCATTATCGGATGCCAATTCAGAGGTGAACTGCCCCATGAGTTTTGTTCGTTGGTACAACAAAAATACACCCAATCCAAATGAGTTAACCGGCGCCATCCTAGGTGGACCTGACAACCATGACAAGTTCAACGATGAACGCTGGTCATCCGTCTACACCGAGCCATGCACTTACATTAATTCTCTAGCAGTTGGGGCCTTGGCCAAGCTCACCCGCCCACTGCCTGTTAAATAA
- the LOC107961627 gene encoding endoglucanase 16-like precursor (The RefSeq protein has 1 substitution compared to this genomic sequence), which produces MGMTSPSAAALVAWLAVLLGYVVVVNGDNFNYKEALTKSLIFLEAQRSGKLPPNHRVAWRGDSCLNDGKEANMDLVGGYYDAGDNVKYGLPMAFTVTTLAWSAIVYNSELKSAGELGNTQAAIRWGTDYFLKAACKRNKLYVQVGDPEKEHQCWVRPENMKHPRPVLEINEKAPGTEIAAETSAALAASSIVFRRIDRPYARRLLNKAKMLFKFAGEHKGSFDGECPFYCSFSGYHDELLWAAAWLYSATRDRTYFKYVTEEALHAVVDEFNWDLKYAGVQILLSKSFFQGGRDMQAYKEHADSFICSALPQSPYHKIPMTPAGLVHLRDGANLQYATGISFLFSIYGDLLQRFNQKVQCGDKRFDSTHLLAFAKQQMDYILGQNPQGRSYMVGFGKNPPKQAHHRGASIPLSDANSEVNCPMSFVRWYNKNTPNPNELTGAILGGPDNHDKFNDERWSSVYTEPCTYINSLAVGALAKLTRPLPVK; this is translated from the exons ATGGGAATGACAAGACCATCTGCAGCAGCTCTTGTGGCATGGTTGGCTGTTTTGCTAGGGTATGTAGTGGTTGTTAATGGTGATAATTTTAACTACAAGGAAGCTCTCACCAAGTCGCTCATTTTCTTGGAAGCACAAAGGTCAGGGAAACTCCCTCCCAATCATAGAGTAGCCTGGAGAGGTGATTCTTGTCTCAATGATGGCAAAGAAGCAAAT ATGGACCTCGTTGGAGGATATTATGATGCTGGTGACAATGTGAAGTATGGGTTACCAATGGCCTTCACAGTCACCACCTTGGCATGGTCTGCAATTGTTTACAATTCCGAATTAAAATCCGCCGGTGAGTTAGGAAATACTCAAGCTGCCATTCGATGGGGAACTGATTATTTCCTGAAAGCCGCTTGTAAACGTAACAAATTGTACGTGCAG GTTGGTGACCCTGAAAAAGAACATCAATGTTGGGTAAGACCAGAGAACATGAAGCACCCAAGACCTGTTTTGGAAATCAATGAGAAGGCACCTGGAACCGAGATTGCAGCTGAAACTTCAGCCGCATTGGCTGCTTCTTCTATAGTCTTTAGACGCATTGATCGTCCCTATGCACGTCGTCTCCTTAACAAAGCCAAAATG CTTTTCAAATTTGCTGGAGAACACAAGGGATCTTTCGATGGAGAATGCCCCTTCTATTGCTCTTTCTCTGGCTATCAT GATGAGTTGTTATGGGCGGCAGCATGGCTATACAGTGCCACACGCGACCGCACTTATTTCAAGTATGTCACGGAAGAAGCACTTCATGCAGTTGTGGATGAGTTCAACTGGGACCTCAAGTATGCTGGTGTCCAAATCCTCCTTTCTAAG TCTTTCTTTCAAGGTGGCCGTGATATGCAGGCCTACAAGGAGCATGCTGACAGTTTTATTTGTTCAGCCCTTCCTCAAAGTCCTTACCACAAAATTCCCATGACTCCAGCTGGTCTGGTTCATTTGAGAGATGGAGCCAACCTTCAATATGCTACTGGAATTTCTTTCCTCTTCAGTATCTATGGCGATTTGCTTCAAAGGTTCAACCAAAAGGTCCAATGTGGAGACAAACGTTTTGACTCTACTCACCTCTTGGCTTTTGCAAAGCAGCAG ATGGACTACATATTAGGTCAAAACCCACAAGGAAGATCGTACATGGTTGGGTTTGGGAAGAATCCACCAAAACAAGCGCACCACCGGGGTGCCTCAATCCCATTATCGGATGCCAATTCAGAGGTGAACTGCCCCATGAGTTTTGTTCGTTGGTACAACAAAAATACACCCAATCCAAATGAGTTAACCGGCGCCATCCTAGGTGGACCTGACAACCATGACAAGTTCAACGATGAACGCTGGTCATCCGTCTACACCGAGCCATGCACTTACATTAATTCTCTAGCAGTTGGGGCCTTGGCCAAGCTCACCCGCCCACTGCCTGTTAAATAA
- the LOC107961628 gene encoding fatty-acid-binding protein 2 isoform X1: MRNTWLFFMDLDGGGSPYIFPLEPFVSYGFGAHLFSQFSSFLDSSLYHSKHLYVPGSLTFREAFSCMSKFTGAILFWFSSMSTSKLSRDISSGNQCGLESRSCESSALVKHLFSCKNNLAGCRFASDSRGLFGTPLVFGKISSFAMRSFFGEAEALRHIPLLSLAAALIPPLDNLSSKVLAVPLDNTELQMQELMDRRPCEVGQGCGSLSFLDLNRRRLAIEPRTGIEFPTILDNMLDTQNNSSLASEVLVGTGSRTMKIIKIKSLKVYAFGFYIHPYSVCKKLGAKYASIPVDELNKHNDFYQDLLSEDIGMTVRLVVNCNGMKVNTVRDAFEKSLRARLVKTNPNTDYRCLSTFGSYFTQDIPLPAGTIIDFQRTADGQLITKIGGNQIGAVHSKDLCRAFFDMYIGDFPVSEQTKEDIGRNVANIIRRC, translated from the exons ATGCGGAATACTTGGTTGTTTTTCATGGATTTAGATGGAGGAGGGTCTCCATATATTTTTCCCTTGGAGCCCTTTGTTTCTTATGGTTTTGGAGCTCACTTGTTTTCGCAGTTTAGTTCGTTTCTTGACAGCTCTTTGTACCATTCTAAACATTTGTATGTACCTGGTAGTCTCACATTTCGAGAAGCTTTTAGTTGTATGTCGAAGTTTACAGGGGCTATACTGTTTTGGTTCTCTAGTATGTCAACTTCGAAGTTGAGTAGGGATATATCATCTGGTAATCAATGTGGTTTGGAATCTAGGAGTTGTGAATCTTCAGCTCTGGTTAAGCACCTATTTTCTTGTAAGAATAATCTTGCTGGATGTCGGTTTGCCTCTGATTCAAGAGGCCTATTTGGCACCCCTcttgtttttggtaaaatttcGAGTTTTGCAATGAGAAGCTTCTTTGGAGAAGCAGAAGCACTCCGACACATTCCTTTGCTATCATTAGCTGCAGCTTTGATACCACCATTAGACAACTT ATCTTCAAAGGTACTAGCTGTTCCACTTGATAACACTGAACTTCAAATGCAAGAACTCATGGATCGAAGGCCTTGTGAAGTCGGTCAAGGATGTGGCAGTCTATCTTTTCTAGATTTGAACCGAAGACGACTTGCTATTGAACCCAGAACTGGCATTGAGTTCCCAACTATATTGGATAACATGTTAGATACACAGAATAATTCTAGTTTAGCTTCCGAG GTGCTTGTTGGTACTGGATCAAGAACCATGAAGATCATCAAAATTAAGTCTCTGAAGGTGTATGCATTTGGTTTTT ATATTCATCCATACTCTGTTTGCAAGAAATTGGGTGCAAAGTATGCCTCTATTCCAGTGGATGAACTGAACAAACACAATGACTTTTATCAGGATCTTCTTAG CGAGGATATTGGTATGACTGTAAGGCTAGTTGTTAACTGCAATGGGATGAAAGTCAATACAGTAAGAGA TGCATTTGAAAAATCTCTTCGTGCTCGTTTAGTAAAG ACAAATCCCAACACTGATTATCGCTGCCTCAGTACATTTGGTTCCTACTTCACTCAAGATATTCCATTGCCTGCA GGAACAATAATTGACTTTCAGCGGACAGCTGATGGACAACTAATTACCAAAA TCGGAGGTAACCAGATTGGAGCAGTCCATAGCAAGGACTTATGCA GGGCTTTCTTTGACATGTACATCGGCGATTTCCCGGTGTCGGAGCAAACGAAAGAAGACATTGGCCGGAATGTGGCAAACATTATAAGGAGATGCTGA
- the LOC107961628 gene encoding fatty-acid-binding protein 2 isoform X2, producing the protein MRNTWLFFMDLDGGGSPYIFPLEPFVSYGFGAHLFSQFSSFLDSSLYHSKHLYVPGSLTFREAFSCMSKFTGAILFWFSSMSTSKLSRDISSGNQCGLESRSCESSALVKHLFSCKNNLAGCRFASDSRGLFGTPLVFGKISSFAMRSFFGEAEALRHIPLLSLAAALIPPLDNLSSKVLAVPLDNTELQMQELMDRRPCEVGQGCGSLSFLDLNRRRLAIEPRTGIEFPTILDNMLDTQNNSSLASEVLVGTGSRTMKIIKIKSLKVYAFGFYIHPYSVCKKLGAKYASIPVDELNKHNDFYQDLLSEDIGMTVRLVVNCNGMKVNTVRDAFEKSLRARLVKTNPNTDYRCLSTFGSYFTQDIPLPAGTIIDFQRTADGQLITKIGGNQIGAVHSKDLCSE; encoded by the exons ATGCGGAATACTTGGTTGTTTTTCATGGATTTAGATGGAGGAGGGTCTCCATATATTTTTCCCTTGGAGCCCTTTGTTTCTTATGGTTTTGGAGCTCACTTGTTTTCGCAGTTTAGTTCGTTTCTTGACAGCTCTTTGTACCATTCTAAACATTTGTATGTACCTGGTAGTCTCACATTTCGAGAAGCTTTTAGTTGTATGTCGAAGTTTACAGGGGCTATACTGTTTTGGTTCTCTAGTATGTCAACTTCGAAGTTGAGTAGGGATATATCATCTGGTAATCAATGTGGTTTGGAATCTAGGAGTTGTGAATCTTCAGCTCTGGTTAAGCACCTATTTTCTTGTAAGAATAATCTTGCTGGATGTCGGTTTGCCTCTGATTCAAGAGGCCTATTTGGCACCCCTcttgtttttggtaaaatttcGAGTTTTGCAATGAGAAGCTTCTTTGGAGAAGCAGAAGCACTCCGACACATTCCTTTGCTATCATTAGCTGCAGCTTTGATACCACCATTAGACAACTT ATCTTCAAAGGTACTAGCTGTTCCACTTGATAACACTGAACTTCAAATGCAAGAACTCATGGATCGAAGGCCTTGTGAAGTCGGTCAAGGATGTGGCAGTCTATCTTTTCTAGATTTGAACCGAAGACGACTTGCTATTGAACCCAGAACTGGCATTGAGTTCCCAACTATATTGGATAACATGTTAGATACACAGAATAATTCTAGTTTAGCTTCCGAG GTGCTTGTTGGTACTGGATCAAGAACCATGAAGATCATCAAAATTAAGTCTCTGAAGGTGTATGCATTTGGTTTTT ATATTCATCCATACTCTGTTTGCAAGAAATTGGGTGCAAAGTATGCCTCTATTCCAGTGGATGAACTGAACAAACACAATGACTTTTATCAGGATCTTCTTAG CGAGGATATTGGTATGACTGTAAGGCTAGTTGTTAACTGCAATGGGATGAAAGTCAATACAGTAAGAGA TGCATTTGAAAAATCTCTTCGTGCTCGTTTAGTAAAG ACAAATCCCAACACTGATTATCGCTGCCTCAGTACATTTGGTTCCTACTTCACTCAAGATATTCCATTGCCTGCA GGAACAATAATTGACTTTCAGCGGACAGCTGATGGACAACTAATTACCAAAA TCGGAGGTAACCAGATTGGAGCAGTCCATAGCAAGGACTTATGCAGTGAGTAA